The following proteins are encoded in a genomic region of Necator americanus strain Aroian chromosome II, whole genome shotgun sequence:
- a CDS encoding hypothetical protein (NECATOR_CHRII.G5171.T1) has protein sequence MDDGTLVIRGEKVPSRNVGDVGFVVHPSVVHLVDSHKILSPRLAILRLGPLRQKSISIINCYSATSAADESELDAFHEELEEVVRDEKSFHKFVVGDFNAKLGKATEEEYRIRRFGLGDRNENGNRLAGLLSAARLFHGNSLFIKKKSSSVDMGIAQWRDSCGDRPHTHQPEVVPT, from the coding sequence atggatgacggtacactcgtcattcgtggagagaaggttccgtcgcgaaatgtaggcgatgttggttttgttgtgcatccatctgtcgtccatctcgtcgattctcacaagatcctgtcacctcgtctggccattcttcgcctcggccctctgcgccaaaaatccatcagtatcatcaactgctactcagcaacatcagcagctgatgaatccgaattggacgcgtttcacgaggagctggaggaagtagtccgcgacgagaagtccttccacaaattcgttgtcggagacttcaacgcaaaactaggaaaggccacagaagaggaatacaggattagaagatttggactaggggaccggaatgaaaatggcaatcgtctcgccgggctgttgtccgccgctcgcctctttcatgggaattctcttttcataaagaaaaaatcatcgtcggtggacatgggaatcgcccaatggcgagattcgtgcggagatcgaccacatactcaccaaccggaggtggtgcctacttga
- a CDS encoding hypothetical protein (NECATOR_CHRII.G5172.T1) — protein MLLRGLRACAERASKPRTTDLDRISKTTKKLLERRRALRLDPNVSHIERLIANTSCRKALQGNLSKYRQKKILEAAQRRTSLKKCRRDLREYNISLATLLSEDGTRTSSRREMEIITERFYSNLFRSSTPVSSPIIPTGDAPPWILPSEVRVAIKSMKPGTAPGSDFISADFLRAGGHPLHVILAAHMTSYLQKERIQTSGRRHEPFLSMRKVTERTFETPVRYAC, from the coding sequence atgctgctcagaggattacgagcttgtgctgaacgtgcctcgaagccgcgtaCGACagacttggatcgaatttcgaagaccaccaagaaattgttggaaagaagaagggccttgaggcttgatccgaatgtgtcgcacattgagcggttaatagcaaacactagctgcagaaaagcgttgcaggggaatctttcgaaatacaggcagaaaaagattctggaagcagcacaaagaagaacgagtctgaagaagtgccgcagggatctccgcgaatataatatttcgctagcaaccttgctgagcgaagacgggactcgcacgtcttctcgtcgtgagatggaaatcattacggagaggttctactcgaaccttttccgttcatcaactcctgtgtcaagcccaatcatccccactggcgatgCTCCACCatggattctcccttcggaagtacgagtcgctatcaagagcatgaaacctggcacagcccccggatccgattttatatcagcagactttcttcgggctggtggccatccgcttcatgtaatcttagcagcgcatatgacatcctaccttcagaaagaaagaatccaAACCAGTGGAAGACGTcacgaaccgttcttatccatgagaaaggtgaccgagaggaccttcgaaacacccgtccgatatgcttgctga
- a CDS encoding hypothetical protein (NECATOR_CHRII.G5173.T1): MSRRLDETQPQEEAGFRQGFSCLDHIQTVSRVTEVCREYRLPLVLTFVDYEKAFDSVETNAILSALVDQGVDVSYVRTLANCYDRCTTRIQLFHRLLTIGKGVRQGDTISPKLFCTAMDNEITILGRKEHTC, encoded by the coding sequence atgtCTAGGAGGCTGGATGAAACCCAGCCTCAAGAagaagctggattccgccaggggttcagctgcttggaccacatccagaccgtgtcgagggtcacaGAGGTTTGcagggaataccgcctgcctcttgttctaaccttcgtcgactatgagaaagcctttgacagcgtagaaacgaatgcaatactgtcagcgctggtcgatcaaggtgtggatgtgtcgtatgtgaggacattagccaattgctacgatcgatgcacgactaggatacagcttttccaccgccttctcaccattggaaagggggtacgacaaggcgatactatatcgccgaagctgttctgcactgcaatggataatgaaatcactatcctgggaagaaaggagcatacgtgttga
- a CDS encoding hypothetical protein (NECATOR_CHRII.G5174.T1), with amino-acid sequence MKSLSWEERSIRVDGRFLSNLRFADDIVLFSSSTNEAETMFNELNEAGKRTGLRINRKRTQFMKNGHCEDGGVQLEGSQIVETPSYVYLGRSMNMENDLKEELNRRMRAA; translated from the coding sequence atgaaatcactatcctgggaagaaaggagcatacgtgttgatggaagatttctttcgaaccttcgtttcgcggacgatatcgttctcttttcgagcagtaccaatgaagcagaaacgatgttcaacgaattgaacgaagcagggaagagaacaggactacgaataaacagaaagaggacacagttcatgaagaacggccactgcgaggacggaggagtacaacttgaaggctcccaaatcgtggaaactccgtcatacgtatacctcggacgttctatgaacatggaaaacgacttgaaggaagaactgaatagaagaatgagagcagcatag
- a CDS encoding hypothetical protein (NECATOR_CHRII.G5174.T2), whose protein sequence is MFNELNEAGKRTGLRINRKRTQFMKNGHCEDGGVQLEGSQIVETPSYVYLGRSMNMENDLKEELNRRMRAA, encoded by the coding sequence atgttcaacgaattgaacgaagcagggaagagaacaggactacgaataaacagaaagaggacacagttcatgaagaacggccactgcgaggacggaggagtacaacttgaaggctcccaaatcgtggaaactccgtcatacgtatacctcggacgttctatgaacatggaaaacgacttgaaggaagaactgaatagaagaatgagagcagcatag